The following proteins are encoded in a genomic region of Vanessa cardui chromosome W, ilVanCard2.1, whole genome shotgun sequence:
- the LOC124542551 gene encoding uncharacterized protein LOC124542551, with translation MRTELEEITKTVSFLSEAHDDQVNINKENSKVISNVVAENNTLRTKLGEITAELAEIEQRSRDSNIELQCVPESKSENLFTHIKKLAGTVSYQLSDKDVLNCHRVAKYKSGSKRPRSIIIKMISPRVRDNFLAAVKLYNLKNKDNKLNSTHLGFAVNQPIYVMEHLSPVNKQLHTRIVAKEKNYEFVWIHNGKIFVHKNIKSEAKIVRDKDFLQNL, from the coding sequence ATGCGTACAGAACTTGAAGAGATTACAAAGACTGTGAGTTTCTTATCGGAGGCCCATGACGATCAagtgaatattaataaagaaaattcaaaGGTGATTTCGAATGTCGTAGCTGAAAACAATACTCTGAGAACAAAACTAGGCGAAATAACAGCGGAGCTCGCAGAAATAGAGCAGAGATCACGAGACTCCAATATTGAACTTCAATGCGTACCAGAAAGCAAATCTGAAAACTTGTTTACCCACATTAAAAAACTTGCAGGCACTGTGTCGTACCAATTATCAGATAAAGATGTGTTAAATTGTCACAGGGTTGCTAAATATAAGTCGGGGAGCAAAAGACCTCgcagtattataataaaaatgattagtcCAAGAGTTCGTGACAATTTTCTAGCAGCTGTCAAATTATACAACCTTAAGAATAAAGATAATAAGCTCAACTCAACACACCTTGGATTTGCAGTCAATCAGCCCATTTATGTGATGGAACATCTTTCGCCCGTGAATAAACAATTGCATACCAGGATAGTCGCAAAAGAGAAGAATTACGAGTTTGTTTGGATACACAATGGGAAGATCTTCGTGCACAAGAATATTAAGTCGGAGGCTAAAATAGTTAGGGATAAAGACTTTTtgcaaaatttataa